Proteins encoded by one window of Anopheles maculipalpis chromosome 2RL, idAnoMacuDA_375_x, whole genome shotgun sequence:
- the LOC126558504 gene encoding uncharacterized protein LOC126558504 codes for MSRALFVIPQRLLSIVRCNQVSLITRHSSKMSEQTETNIVKGADSWFNKYTAVESSPEGTFKGVKDRFNGITVDSSMETCSPDSFPTVLKRSLEHWIQGKHRGIWFKVHLTSAAWIPELVNNGFQFHHAKNTFVMLYRWLPTDESANIPPYSHTMVGVGALVVNDRNQVLVVSENNALIVGSWKLPGGYVEPNENFIDAAIREVAEETNIRTQFESVISIRHAHGAGFGCSDLYIVMALKPLSEEITKCNREIAKCEWMDVDEYLHHPKVHETNRNFVRTYLEYKRLGLRIDCTEEMHQVLRKRYNIYSIAKVPEVGNVDSSASSNTCTTSTLKL; via the exons ATGAGTAGAGCGCTTTTTGTCATTCCGCAACGCTTGCTATCAATCGTCCGATGTAACCAGGTTTCATTGATAACGCGCCATTCGAGCAAAATGAGCGAACAAACGGAGACTAACATTGTTAAGGGTGCTGATAGCTGGTTTAACAA ATACACGGCGGTAGAGAGTTCTCCCGAGGGCACGTTTAAGGGGGTGAAGGATCGGTTCAATGGCATCACGGTTGACTCGAGCATGGAAACCTGCAGTCCCGACAGTTTTCCAACCGTGCTGAAAC GTTCCCTAGAGCATTGGATTCAAGGTAAACATCGAGGTATTTGGTTCAAAGTCCACTTAACCTCAGCAGCTTGGATACCGGAACTAGTTAAT AATGGATTCCAATTCCATCATGCGAAAAATACGTTCGTGATGCTGTATCGTTGGCTGCCAACGGATGAGTCGGCCAACATTCCACCGTATTCCCATACGATGGTCGGTGTCGGTGCGCTTGTCGTGAACGATCGTAATCAGGTGCTGGTAGTGAGCGAGAATAATGCCTTAATCGTAGGATCATGGAAGCTGCCGGGAGGCTATGTGGAACCAA atgAGAATTTTATTGATGCCGCTATACGGGAAGTGGCCGAGGAAACGAACATTCGGACACAGTTCGAATCGGTCATTTCGATACGACACGCACATGGAGCCGGGTTCGGCTGTTCCGATCTTTACATCGTGATGGCACTAAAGCCGCTGTCGGAAGAAATAACCAAGTGCAACCGCGAGATAGCAAAATGTGAGTGGATGGATGTGGACGAGTACCTGCACCATCCAAAGGTACACGAAACGAATCGAAATTTTGTTCGAACGTACCTTGAGTACAAGCGACTCGGGTTGCGTATCGACTGTACCGAAGAAATGCACCAAGTGCTGAGGAAACGGTACAATATTTACTCAATTGCCAAAGTACCAGAAGTTGGAAATGTGGACAGCAGTGCTAGCAGCAACACGTGTACCACCAGCACGTTAAAGTTATAG